In Trichocoleus desertorum NBK24, the following are encoded in one genomic region:
- a CDS encoding 4a-hydroxytetrahydrobiopterin dehydratase — protein MAPLLNEAEIEAQAHLLSGWEVQGKTLQSVRKFKDFVEAIAFVNKLVEPAEGANHHPDLQISYNKVTVVLTTHDSGGLTQKDFDLAQQISQI, from the coding sequence ATGGCTCCACTGCTGAACGAAGCTGAGATTGAAGCACAGGCTCATCTACTTTCTGGTTGGGAAGTACAGGGGAAAACTCTTCAGTCTGTCCGCAAGTTCAAAGATTTTGTTGAGGCGATCGCCTTCGTCAATAAATTGGTTGAGCCTGCCGAGGGAGCTAACCACCATCCAGACCTACAAATTTCCTACAACAAAGTTACGGTGGTTTTAACCACCCATGACTCAGGTGGACTAACCCAGAAGGATTTTGACCTAGCTCAACAAATCTCGCAAATTTAA
- the psbD gene encoding photosystem II D2 protein (photosystem q(a) protein): protein MTIAMGRAQAERGWFDALDDWLKRDRFVFVGWSGILLFPCAFLAIGGWMTGTTFVSSWYTHGLASSYLEGCNFLTVAVSTPPNSLGHSLLLLWGPEAQGDFTRWCQLGGLWAFVALHGAFALIGFMLRQFEIARLVGIRPYNAIAFSAPIAVFVSVFLMYPLGQSGWFFAPSFGVAAIFRFLLFLQGFHNWTLNPFHMMGVAGVLGGALLCAIHGATVENTLFEDGQGSNTFRAFNPTQAEETYSMVTANRFWSQIFGIAFSNKRWLHFFMLFVPVMGLWMSAIGIVGLALNLRAYDFVSQEIRAAEDPEFETFYTKNILLNEGIRAWMAPQDQPHENFVFPEEVLPRGNAL from the coding sequence ATGACCATAGCAATGGGACGCGCGCAGGCAGAGCGGGGGTGGTTCGACGCCCTCGACGACTGGCTCAAACGCGATCGCTTCGTCTTCGTCGGCTGGTCCGGGATTCTCCTGTTCCCCTGCGCCTTCTTGGCAATTGGCGGCTGGATGACCGGAACCACCTTCGTCAGCTCTTGGTACACCCACGGGTTGGCTAGCTCCTACTTAGAAGGATGCAACTTCCTCACCGTCGCTGTCTCGACTCCTCCCAACAGCTTGGGCCATTCCTTGCTGCTGCTGTGGGGTCCTGAAGCTCAAGGTGACTTCACTCGCTGGTGTCAGCTCGGTGGCCTCTGGGCCTTCGTCGCCCTCCACGGTGCCTTCGCTCTCATCGGCTTCATGCTCCGCCAGTTCGAAATCGCTCGCCTCGTGGGCATCCGTCCCTACAACGCGATCGCCTTTTCGGCACCGATTGCGGTGTTTGTGTCGGTATTCCTAATGTACCCCTTGGGTCAGTCGGGTTGGTTCTTCGCTCCCAGCTTCGGAGTGGCAGCGATTTTCCGCTTCCTGCTGTTCCTGCAAGGCTTCCACAACTGGACCTTGAACCCCTTCCACATGATGGGTGTCGCAGGTGTACTCGGTGGGGCGCTGCTGTGTGCGATTCACGGAGCTACCGTGGAAAACACCTTGTTTGAAGACGGCCAAGGGTCCAACACCTTCCGCGCCTTCAACCCCACCCAAGCCGAAGAAACCTACTCAATGGTGACGGCGAACCGCTTCTGGAGCCAAATCTTCGGGATTGCGTTCTCCAACAAGCGGTGGTTGCACTTCTTCATGCTGTTTGTGCCCGTGATGGGTCTGTGGATGAGTGCGATCGGAATTGTCGGTCTGGCGCTGAACCTGCGAGCTTACGACTTCGTGTCGCAAGAGATTCGCGCAGCGGAGGACCCTGAATTTGAGACGTTCTACACGAAGAACATCTTGCTGAACGAGGGCATCCGCGCTTGGATGGCTCCTCAAGACCAGCCACACGAAAACTTTGTCTTCCCTGAAGAAGTACTACCTCGCGGTAATGCTCTGTAA